The DNA segment CGACGCTCCGCGGTTCCCGTCGAGGTCGTCCCCGCTCACGGCGCCACCTCCGCACCCCGTCGGAGCGCGACGTACAGCGCCGCGCAGGTGAGGTCCGCGGTCGTTCCGGGGTTGATCCCCTCGTCGACGAACGCCGTCGCCAACCCCTCGGCGGCGTCGAGGTCGGCGCCGTGGACCGCGTCGGCACCGATACCGCCGACGCCGGCGGCGCCCGAGCCGACCCCGTCAGCCCCGTCGAGCAGCGCGGCCGCCCGGGCGCTCGCCTCCCGCGCCGTCTCGGGCCCGTGAGTCGCGGCGACCAGCGTGTCGGGCTCGGCCGCGAGCAGTCCCAGGAAGGCGCGCGCGGCCCGGTCGGTCAGCGGCCCCTCGTCCGTCCGGATCCACTCGGCGGCGCGGAACGTCCGCGGGAACCCCTCGACCCACTCCCGCGCGTTGCGGTCGGGGACGCGGTCCGGATCGTCGGGGGCGGCCGAGAGCGCCAGCACGTCGCGCAGCGTCAGCCCACGGTCGCGGAGCGTCGGCGCCGCGTCGCTCCCGCGACGCACGTCCAAGCCGGTCGCGTCCGCGGGCGGGTCAGCGACCGCGACGTCGACGCGCTCGAACGCGCGGTAGAACGCGACCGCGTCGGCGACGGTCGTGTCGCGGGTCACGCGGTCGACGGCGTCGGGTCCGAGGTCGCCCGCGGACGCGTCCCCGCCCGCGACGGTCGCACGAAGCAGCGGAACGAGCAGCAGCAGACAGCCGAACTGGGTGTTCGTCCCCGCCCGGTCGGCCATCCCCGCGACCGCGCGCTCGAAGGCGTCGCCGACCGACGCCTCGTCGTTCGCGGCCAGCTCCAGCCCCTCTCGGGCACCGACCGCCCCGCCGAGGAACGACTCGAAGCGGAGGCCCTCCAGGTCCCGGCGGCGGTCGACGTTGCCGGGCTTGGGCGTGCCGGCGACCTCGATCAGGAGCGCGAGGGTCGCGTCGTCGACCGGGTCGCTGTCGCCTCCCGCGCGATCGGCACGCGTCACGGCGACGCCTCCCGGCGGGAGTCCGCCTCGTCTCCCGGTAGCTCTCCGTCGCGCCACGCGCGCACGGCCTCGGCGACGCGCGCGAGCTCGTCGGGGCGCTCGGTCGGGCGCCCGACGCTGACGGCGTCGGCCCCGTGCGCGGCGTACTCGGCGACCGTCCGCCGCCCCCGGACGCCGTTGTTGGCGATC comes from the Halorubrum depositum genome and includes:
- a CDS encoding triphosphoribosyl-dephospho-CoA synthase, which codes for MTRADRAGGDSDPVDDATLALLIEVAGTPKPGNVDRRRDLEGLRFESFLGGAVGAREGLELAANDEASVGDAFERAVAGMADRAGTNTQFGCLLLLVPLLRATVAGGDASAGDLGPDAVDRVTRDTTVADAVAFYRAFERVDVAVADPPADATGLDVRRGSDAAPTLRDRGLTLRDVLALSAAPDDPDRVPDRNAREWVEGFPRTFRAAEWIRTDEGPLTDRAARAFLGLLAAEPDTLVAATHGPETAREASARAAALLDGADGVGSGAAGVGGIGADAVHGADLDAAEGLATAFVDEGINPGTTADLTCAALYVALRRGAEVAP